The following are encoded together in the Arcobacter aquimarinus genome:
- a CDS encoding AMP-dependent synthetase/ligase, which yields MQTYNFKTYSELFIHICSLENEYFLNYLSNEKYTNISTSDFKNKVICLSLALKDMGIKKGDTVGIFAKSSPFWLIFDFAIHEVGAISVPIFANISSENLNFEIKDSAMKYMFIDSQERLKDIEEKNSHLTFITHNFCIKEPNFYNFDEILVIGKQICDSTGFTPFEANPDDIFSIIYTSGNTGTPKGVMLSHKNIVSQLHDINKLIDLPQSEVALSLLPLAHIFERTVMSYYLSRGISIYFVDDILNVANLMKVVKPTIMTVVPRLLEKIFNKIKAQILEKPFFCKVIASLAFSYALKENLNKSSILFKIYDKLVYSKFREIFGSRVEKLVSGGAPLSKEIAIFFVNIGIPVYQGYGLTEFSPVISTNYPNANKVGSCGKVIPSAQIKITQDNELFVRGDSLMIGYLNQEELTAKTIDKDGWLHTGDVAYLDEDGYLYIKSRVKEIFKTSTGEYVNAIFIEQQLSKNKYIEFAVVIAQNKKYTTALLFVDKEKYNLAKKVNNNLTIEEYYKRSDIIEAISKHIKNINKNLNQWEKIVDFRVITNDISIETGELTPSMKIARNKIEEKYENIINSMYEEKK from the coding sequence ATGCAAACTTACAATTTCAAAACCTATAGTGAACTTTTTATACATATTTGTAGTTTAGAAAATGAATATTTTTTAAACTATTTATCAAATGAAAAATATACAAATATCTCAACAAGTGATTTTAAAAATAAAGTTATTTGTCTAAGTCTTGCCTTAAAAGACATGGGAATCAAAAAAGGTGATACGGTTGGGATTTTTGCAAAATCATCTCCATTTTGGCTTATTTTTGACTTTGCTATACATGAGGTTGGAGCTATTAGTGTACCTATTTTTGCAAATATTTCAAGTGAAAATCTTAACTTTGAGATAAAAGACTCTGCTATGAAATATATGTTTATAGACTCACAAGAAAGACTCAAAGATATTGAAGAAAAAAACTCTCATCTTACTTTTATAACTCATAATTTTTGTATAAAAGAGCCAAATTTTTATAACTTTGATGAGATTTTGGTTATTGGTAAACAGATTTGCGATTCTACTGGATTTACTCCTTTTGAGGCAAATCCTGATGATATTTTTTCTATCATTTATACAAGTGGAAACACAGGAACTCCAAAAGGTGTGATGTTAAGCCATAAAAATATAGTTTCGCAACTTCATGATATAAATAAACTCATTGATTTACCACAAAGTGAAGTTGCACTTTCTCTTCTTCCTTTGGCTCATATATTTGAGCGAACTGTTATGAGTTATTATCTAAGTCGTGGAATTAGCATCTATTTTGTAGATGATATTTTAAATGTAGCAAATCTTATGAAAGTTGTAAAACCTACGATTATGACAGTTGTTCCAAGACTTTTAGAAAAGATATTTAACAAAATAAAAGCTCAAATTTTAGAAAAACCATTTTTTTGTAAAGTTATAGCTTCTTTGGCTTTTTCTTATGCTCTAAAAGAAAACTTGAATAAAAGTTCTATTTTATTTAAGATTTATGACAAATTGGTTTATTCAAAATTTAGAGAAATATTTGGCTCAAGGGTTGAAAAACTTGTAAGTGGAGGAGCACCTTTATCAAAAGAAATAGCAATATTTTTTGTAAATATTGGAATTCCTGTTTATCAAGGATATGGCTTAACAGAGTTTTCACCAGTTATTTCAACAAATTACCCAAATGCAAATAAAGTTGGTTCTTGTGGAAAAGTAATTCCAAGTGCGCAAATAAAAATTACTCAAGATAATGAACTTTTTGTTCGTGGTGATTCTTTGATGATTGGTTATTTAAATCAAGAAGAATTAACAGCAAAAACTATTGATAAAGATGGTTGGCTTCATACAGGAGATGTGGCATATTTGGATGAAGATGGATATTTATACATTAAAAGTAGAGTAAAAGAAATATTTAAAACTTCAACGGGAGAGTATGTAAATGCCATTTTTATAGAACAACAACTCTCTAAAAACAAATACATAGAGTTTGCTGTAGTAATCGCTCAAAATAAAAAATATACAACTGCCCTACTTTTTGTGGATAAAGAGAAATATAATCTTGCTAAAAAAGTAAATAATAACTTAACAATAGAAGAGTATTATAAAAGAAGTGATATTATTGAAGCTATTTCTAAACATATAAAAAACATAAATAAAAACTTGAATCAATGGGAAAAGATAGTTGATTTTAGAGTAATAACAAATGATATTTCTATTGAAACAGGAGAATTAACACCCTCTATGAAAATAGCTAGAAATAAGATTGAAGAAAAATATGAAAATATTATAAATAGTATGTATGAGGAGAAAAAATGA
- a CDS encoding thiolase family protein — protein MRERIAIIDGLRSPIAKANGKLADVNADILGSIIAKELVIRNNLNYEDFDEVIIGNVANPANSTNIARVMAIRAGFPNTTPAYTVHRNCASGMQSISSAIEKIHSNQGSLYLVGGVESMSNLPLLYSDELRKLITKFSYSKSTIEKLKILSTFRPSFLKPTVGLIAGLNDPISGKIMGLTAENLANEFKISRDAQDEYALKSHQKAQKAIETGIFKDEIHPIMTKNASILDDDGVRFNQTLQSLNKLNPIFDRLSGTVTAGNSSQVSDGACCLIVCSESKARELNLEPLGFIKDYAYAGLDANRMGLGPIYATEKLFEKTGYSLKDINLIEMNEAFAAQIIANLEAFKKSNLGEINEEILNVNGGAIALGHPVGMSGARIVLTALKELKRRNDKLALATLCIGGGQGASFLLEI, from the coding sequence ATGAGAGAAAGAATAGCCATAATTGATGGATTAAGAAGTCCAATAGCAAAAGCAAATGGTAAATTAGCTGATGTAAATGCTGATATTTTAGGAAGTATTATCGCAAAAGAGTTAGTTATTAGAAACAATCTAAATTATGAAGATTTTGATGAAGTTATTATTGGAAATGTTGCAAATCCTGCAAATTCAACCAATATAGCAAGAGTTATGGCAATTCGTGCTGGATTTCCTAATACTACTCCTGCTTATACAGTTCATAGAAATTGTGCTTCAGGAATGCAATCCATTTCAAGTGCAATTGAAAAAATCCATTCAAATCAAGGAAGTTTATATCTTGTTGGTGGAGTTGAATCTATGAGTAATCTTCCTTTACTTTATAGTGATGAATTAAGAAAATTAATAACAAAATTCTCATACTCAAAATCAACTATTGAAAAATTAAAAATATTAAGTACCTTTAGACCAAGTTTTCTAAAACCAACAGTTGGTTTAATAGCTGGTTTAAATGACCCAATTTCTGGAAAAATCATGGGATTAACAGCTGAAAATTTAGCAAATGAGTTTAAAATAAGCAGAGATGCTCAAGATGAATATGCTTTAAAATCTCATCAAAAAGCCCAAAAAGCTATAGAAACTGGGATTTTCAAAGATGAAATTCATCCTATTATGACTAAAAATGCTTCTATTTTGGATGATGATGGAGTAAGATTTAATCAAACCTTACAAAGTTTAAATAAACTAAATCCAATCTTTGATAGATTAAGTGGAACAGTAACTGCTGGAAATTCTTCACAAGTATCAGATGGAGCTTGTTGTTTGATAGTTTGTAGTGAATCAAAGGCTCGTGAATTAAATCTTGAACCTCTAGGATTTATAAAAGATTATGCTTATGCTGGACTTGATGCAAATAGAATGGGATTAGGTCCTATTTATGCCACAGAAAAACTATTTGAAAAAACTGGTTATTCTTTAAAAGATATAAATTTAATAGAGATGAACGAAGCTTTTGCTGCACAAATAATAGCAAATTTAGAAGCCTTTAAAAAATCTAATTTAGGTGAAATAAATGAAGAGATTTTAAATGTAAATGGAGGAGCAATAGCTCTTGGACATCCAGTTGGAATGAGTGGAGCTAGAATTGTTTTAACAGCATTAAAAGAGTTAAAAAGAAGAAATGACAAGTTAGCACTTGCAACACTATGTATTGGTGGTGGACAAGGTGCATCTTTTTTATTGGAGATATAA
- a CDS encoding 3-hydroxyacyl-CoA dehydrogenase NAD-binding domain-containing protein, which translates to MSNINLEIKQNIATLTFDLKDEKINKLSFEILKEFDEKLNQIKEDSSIKALVIDSAKKDIFIAGADIKEIEKLKDEKEVYDSLIEVHEIFNKLENLQIPTIAYINGACMGGGLELALACKYRVCSTNPKTKIAFPEIKLGIFPGFAGTIRAPKVVGLVNALDLILSGKTIDAKKAYKIKLADMIFDNAQKEFMLDDFIKKAIYGTVKNRITFNPLNYAPLNEIVFKKALKNLESKVHKDFKAPYVALDVIKATLHKELEDAIKIEAKEFSKLAVTKESKNMIKLFFLFEKLNKNYEKSSNPISNAVVLGNGVMGKGIIYLFSKYLKDVRIKLRDLSQAHEILKDVAKIYDYSIKSKSMTKNQLDFKLNKISYTDKFIGFKNFDFVIEAIIEDEKTKKATYKELENVIGENTIIATNTSSISIEKLSDEIKNKENFLGVHFFNPVNLMPLVEIIPTKHTSKQSINKVCEMLINSGKTPIIVGDCAGFIVNRILLPYLNEAAFILEQGSKIERIDSIIKDFGMPMGPFTLADTVGIDIGYKVANILNEAYGDRMPIASIIEKMYEKNLLGVKTKEGFYEYTGRDKYPNSHVTSMLENNGKIFNDEEILERCLYIMINEASRCLEENIVTEASVIDFAMITGTGFPAYKGGLLSYANEIGLKNILESLRKFEKEYGERFKPSNLLVKLVEEYEDFETGESLWKH; encoded by the coding sequence ATGAGTAATATAAATTTAGAAATCAAACAAAATATAGCAACATTAACTTTTGATTTAAAAGATGAAAAAATAAATAAATTATCTTTTGAAATTTTAAAAGAATTCGATGAAAAATTAAATCAAATAAAAGAAGACTCTTCAATAAAAGCCTTAGTAATAGATAGTGCAAAAAAAGATATTTTTATAGCAGGGGCAGATATTAAAGAGATTGAAAAACTAAAAGATGAAAAAGAAGTTTATGACTCTTTAATAGAAGTACATGAGATATTTAATAAACTTGAAAACTTACAAATTCCAACAATAGCATATATAAATGGTGCTTGTATGGGAGGAGGACTTGAACTTGCCCTTGCTTGTAAATATAGAGTTTGTTCAACTAATCCAAAAACAAAAATAGCTTTTCCAGAGATTAAACTGGGAATTTTCCCAGGATTTGCAGGAACTATTAGAGCTCCAAAAGTAGTAGGGTTAGTAAATGCTTTAGACTTAATTCTAAGTGGCAAAACAATTGATGCAAAAAAAGCTTATAAAATAAAACTTGCTGATATGATTTTTGATAATGCACAAAAAGAGTTTATGCTTGATGATTTTATAAAAAAAGCTATTTATGGAACAGTAAAAAATAGAATTACTTTTAATCCTTTGAATTATGCTCCATTAAATGAAATTGTTTTCAAAAAAGCGCTTAAAAATTTAGAATCAAAAGTACATAAAGATTTCAAAGCCCCTTATGTTGCCCTTGATGTAATAAAAGCAACTTTGCATAAAGAGTTAGAAGATGCAATAAAAATTGAAGCAAAAGAGTTTTCAAAATTGGCCGTTACAAAAGAGTCAAAAAATATGATAAAACTATTTTTCTTATTTGAAAAATTAAACAAAAACTATGAAAAGAGTTCAAATCCTATCTCAAATGCAGTTGTTCTTGGAAATGGAGTTATGGGAAAAGGAATTATTTATCTATTCTCAAAATATTTAAAAGATGTAAGAATCAAACTAAGAGATTTAAGCCAAGCCCATGAGATTTTAAAAGATGTAGCAAAAATTTATGATTACTCGATAAAATCAAAAAGTATGACAAAAAATCAACTGGATTTTAAACTAAATAAAATCTCTTATACAGATAAATTTATAGGTTTTAAAAATTTTGATTTTGTTATTGAAGCAATTATTGAAGATGAAAAAACAAAAAAAGCAACTTATAAAGAACTTGAAAATGTTATAGGTGAAAATACAATAATTGCCACAAATACTTCATCAATTTCAATAGAAAAATTATCAGATGAAATAAAAAATAAAGAAAACTTCTTAGGAGTTCACTTTTTTAATCCTGTAAATTTAATGCCACTTGTTGAAATAATACCAACAAAACATACTTCAAAACAAAGTATAAATAAAGTTTGTGAAATGCTTATAAACTCTGGGAAAACTCCTATTATAGTAGGTGATTGTGCTGGTTTTATAGTAAATAGAATCTTACTTCCATATTTAAATGAAGCAGCTTTTATACTAGAACAAGGTTCAAAAATTGAAAGAATTGATTCAATTATAAAAGATTTTGGAATGCCAATGGGTCCATTTACACTTGCTGATACTGTTGGAATTGATATAGGATATAAAGTTGCTAATATTTTAAATGAAGCCTATGGAGATAGAATGCCAATAGCTTCAATCATAGAAAAAATGTATGAAAAAAACCTTTTAGGAGTAAAAACTAAAGAAGGATTTTATGAATACACAGGACGTGATAAATATCCAAATTCACATGTTACGTCTATGCTAGAAAACAATGGTAAGATTTTTAACGATGAAGAGATTCTTGAAAGATGCCTTTATATTATGATAAATGAAGCTAGTAGATGCTTAGAAGAAAACATCGTGACAGAAGCTTCAGTTATTGATTTTGCAATGATTACAGGAACTGGTTTCCCTGCATATAAGGGGGGATTATTAAGTTATGCAAATGAAATTGGATTAAAAAATATCTTAGAATCTTTAAGAAAATTCGAAAAAGAGTATGGAGAAAGATTTAAACCTTCAAATCTTTTAGTTAAATTAGTTGAAGAGTATGAAGATTTTGAAACAGGAGAGAGTTTATGGAAGCATTAG
- a CDS encoding acyl-CoA dehydrogenase, which yields MEALVLLLIILGFGFFSFPLYSYFIAVGVYSVIFFDVGALFWTIFAILAVVFLLPSFRIKLISSKLVNFINKNGLLPKISQTEQAALQAGTNWVEADFFKAEVNFKAINAQKVTTLTQEEQNFLDNEVNELCNMTSDWEIFQNRDLSPQVWQFIKEKKFFGMIIPKEYEGLGFSATAHSKVIEKLVSRSQVLAITIMVPNSLGPAELILKHGTINQKEKYLKDLANGKLVPCFGLTEPNAGSDATSITSNGVIFKDENGEIKIRLNFEKRYITLGNVATLIGLAFVLKDPEHLLGDKEDLGITFAVFDSKLEGIDNSKRHDPLGIPFVNSPLYGKDVIIDMENIIGETSGIGKGWQMLVESLSIGRGISLPSVSLGGSKLALNVVASYSQLREQFGLSINHFEGVEEKIAKIAAFTYMLNASRNYTLDAIDDGVKPGVINSIMKYHATEKFRTVINDSMDVLGGSAIIRGENNLLAHAYFALPISITVEGANILTRNLMQFGQGLIKSHPYIYKQIEALNSNNVKAFDKVFFSHIGLVYSAFCKSLIYYVTRGNISCQKGEFQRYKQKLSWVSAEFTLLTNIALGILGPSLKKRENISARFGDILSNCYLITATLREFENNPNEEDELLVDYICNYCFNEIQIAREEIITNIGYLDYLLPIVKINPFSIKAKDKLNAKIVKNLSNQDYLQKLTSSLFISKDENDRLAKLQLAVKLNKECENSFKILKDAIKNETIKKDSPENMTKELLEKNLLSKEEIEKMLEAHALKQEIISVDSFDAKEYKALR from the coding sequence ATGGAAGCATTAGTTTTATTATTAATCATTTTGGGTTTTGGATTTTTTTCCTTTCCACTCTACAGTTATTTTATAGCTGTTGGAGTTTATAGTGTTATATTTTTTGATGTTGGAGCATTATTTTGGACTATTTTTGCTATTTTAGCTGTTGTTTTTTTGTTACCATCATTTAGAATAAAACTAATAAGTTCTAAACTTGTGAATTTTATAAATAAAAATGGACTATTACCAAAAATATCACAAACAGAACAAGCTGCACTTCAAGCTGGAACAAATTGGGTTGAAGCTGATTTTTTTAAAGCAGAAGTAAATTTCAAAGCTATAAATGCACAAAAAGTTACAACTTTAACACAAGAAGAACAAAACTTTTTGGACAATGAAGTAAATGAACTTTGTAATATGACAAGTGATTGGGAGATTTTTCAAAATAGAGATTTAAGCCCACAAGTTTGGCAATTTATAAAAGAGAAAAAATTCTTTGGAATGATTATTCCAAAAGAGTATGAAGGACTTGGATTTTCTGCCACTGCTCACTCTAAAGTAATAGAAAAATTAGTTTCAAGATCACAAGTTTTAGCTATTACTATTATGGTGCCAAATTCACTTGGACCAGCTGAGTTAATACTAAAACATGGAACAATAAATCAAAAAGAAAAATATCTAAAAGATTTAGCAAATGGAAAACTTGTACCTTGTTTTGGTTTAACAGAACCAAATGCCGGAAGTGATGCTACTTCTATTACTTCAAATGGTGTGATTTTTAAAGATGAAAATGGTGAAATAAAAATCAGATTAAACTTTGAAAAAAGATATATAACTTTAGGAAATGTAGCAACTTTAATTGGTCTTGCTTTTGTTTTAAAAGACCCTGAACATTTACTTGGAGATAAAGAAGATTTAGGTATTACTTTTGCTGTTTTTGATTCAAAATTAGAAGGTATTGATAACTCAAAAAGACATGACCCACTTGGAATTCCTTTTGTAAACTCTCCACTTTATGGAAAAGATGTGATTATTGATATGGAAAATATCATAGGTGAAACTTCTGGTATTGGAAAAGGTTGGCAAATGCTTGTTGAATCTTTATCTATAGGACGTGGAATTTCGTTGCCAAGTGTTAGTCTTGGTGGAAGTAAATTAGCTTTAAATGTTGTAGCTTCATACTCTCAACTTAGAGAACAATTTGGACTTAGTATCAATCATTTTGAAGGGGTAGAAGAAAAAATTGCAAAAATTGCAGCCTTTACGTATATGTTAAATGCTTCAAGAAACTACACTTTAGATGCTATTGATGATGGGGTAAAACCAGGTGTTATAAACTCAATTATGAAATATCATGCAACTGAAAAATTCAGAACTGTTATAAATGACTCAATGGATGTTTTAGGAGGAAGTGCGATTATTAGAGGAGAAAACAACCTTTTAGCTCATGCTTATTTTGCTTTACCTATTTCAATAACAGTTGAAGGTGCAAATATCTTAACAAGAAATTTAATGCAATTTGGTCAAGGGTTAATCAAATCTCATCCATATATTTATAAACAAATAGAAGCTTTGAACAGCAATAACGTAAAAGCTTTTGATAAAGTATTTTTCTCTCATATAGGCTTAGTATATAGTGCGTTTTGCAAATCATTGATATATTATGTAACAAGAGGAAATATCTCTTGTCAAAAAGGAGAATTTCAAAGATATAAACAAAAACTCTCTTGGGTTAGTGCTGAATTTACACTTTTGACAAATATTGCTTTAGGAATTTTAGGACCATCTTTGAAAAAAAGAGAAAATATAAGTGCTAGATTTGGAGATATTTTATCAAACTGTTATTTGATAACTGCAACTTTAAGAGAATTTGAAAATAATCCAAATGAAGAAGATGAACTTTTAGTTGATTACATTTGTAACTATTGTTTTAACGAAATTCAAATAGCAAGAGAAGAGATAATCACAAATATTGGTTATTTAGATTATTTACTTCCTATTGTAAAAATAAATCCATTTTCAATAAAAGCAAAAGATAAATTAAATGCAAAGATAGTAAAAAATCTATCAAATCAAGATTATTTACAAAAATTAACTTCATCTTTGTTTATCTCAAAAGATGAAAATGATAGATTAGCAAAACTGCAACTTGCTGTAAAATTAAATAAAGAGTGTGAAAATTCATTTAAAATTTTAAAAGATGCAATTAAAAATGAAACTATTAAAAAAGATAGTCCAGAGAATATGACTAAAGAGCTTTTAGAAAAAAATCTTTTATCAAAAGAAGAGATAGAAAAAATGCTTGAAGCTCATGCTTTAAAACAAGAAATAATCAGTGTTGATTCATTTGATGCAAAGGAATATAAGGCTTTAAGATGA
- a CDS encoding serine aminopeptidase domain-containing protein: protein MIDKNDLLINTNGYVLSLLQKILDANIEVIGVENIPKENPKMFVANHFTRTEAMLVPYTLYNLTNKKVGVIADDSLFKTFFGNFLENLGALKKSAKNRNEHIIGDLITSCKDWMIFPEGMMVKAKDISKIDKNFCVKIDGTCQRVYTGAAVFALTSQIFRQKYFDKTLEDYEDFSKKYFINKCSDINGHETMIVPINISYSRLRNGKNFLVDMASKLFDEIGENFKEELEIESNIILNSKITIRILEPISTKKLLENFYEKNLSNEKIINNLRYEVTLNFMNKIYESLSINFDHIFVLILFLYPKKEIEIEYFKRLIYIIIFKIKEKNIFCDEDINKDLIYLISYEKYKNFNEILQIAINDNILTTDEINCHKYKINKENLLNSFNHHTIRLKNILRVILNEVLIQEEIVNIVKNLVSNNEELNTKILLEILKYEEDIEFENSYKKFENHKEIKDIEIGKHKYFENKNSNSCVIAIHGFSSAPKEMEKLAIFLNKNGFNVQTPRLDGHGTVCEDLKNKIWQDWYKSVSRSIIIASLQYKKVFIIGFSTGGLLALLSTKKQYKEFVSLICINAALHLNDMRMKTLLPAITFWNDVVKYFSEEKYTKEYVDNFPENPQINYHKHYIDSIEQLSLLMSKTKKILPKIKKPILIIQSKDDPVVNPSSAHEIFERISSRYKTLKIIDSKKHVIVTEDNEELFYLILNFIKSE, encoded by the coding sequence ATGATAGATAAAAATGATTTGTTAATAAATACAAATGGTTATGTTTTAAGTTTACTTCAAAAAATTTTAGATGCAAATATTGAAGTAATTGGAGTTGAAAATATCCCAAAAGAGAATCCAAAAATGTTTGTTGCAAATCATTTTACAAGAACAGAAGCAATGCTTGTTCCTTATACTTTGTATAATCTTACAAATAAAAAAGTAGGAGTTATCGCCGATGATTCTTTATTTAAAACTTTTTTTGGGAATTTTTTAGAAAATTTAGGAGCTTTAAAAAAAAGTGCAAAAAACAGAAATGAACATATAATCGGTGATTTAATAACTTCTTGTAAAGATTGGATGATTTTTCCAGAAGGAATGATGGTAAAAGCAAAAGATATTTCAAAAATTGATAAAAACTTTTGTGTAAAAATTGATGGAACTTGCCAAAGAGTCTATACAGGAGCTGCTGTTTTTGCCCTGACTTCTCAAATTTTTAGACAAAAATATTTTGATAAAACTCTAGAAGATTATGAAGATTTTAGCAAAAAATATTTTATAAATAAATGTAGTGATATAAATGGTCATGAAACTATGATTGTACCTATAAATATCTCTTATTCACGTCTTAGAAATGGAAAAAATTTTTTAGTTGATATGGCTAGTAAGCTTTTTGATGAAATAGGAGAAAATTTTAAAGAAGAGTTAGAAATAGAGAGTAATATTATTTTGAACTCTAAAATAACTATTAGAATTTTGGAACCTATTTCTACAAAAAAACTTTTAGAAAACTTTTATGAAAAAAATCTATCAAATGAAAAAATTATAAATAATCTTCGATATGAAGTTACTCTTAACTTTATGAATAAAATCTATGAATCATTAAGCATAAATTTTGATCATATCTTTGTTTTAATTTTATTTTTATATCCAAAAAAAGAGATAGAAATAGAATATTTTAAAAGATTAATTTATATTATTATTTTTAAAATAAAAGAGAAAAATATCTTTTGTGATGAAGATATAAACAAAGATTTAATCTACTTAATCTCTTATGAAAAATATAAAAATTTTAATGAGATACTTCAAATAGCTATAAATGACAATATTTTGACAACAGATGAAATAAACTGCCATAAATACAAAATAAACAAGGAAAACCTTTTAAATAGTTTTAACCATCATACAATCAGATTAAAAAATATATTAAGAGTGATTTTAAATGAAGTTTTAATACAAGAAGAAATTGTAAATATAGTAAAAAATCTAGTTTCAAATAACGAAGAGTTAAATACTAAAATTCTACTAGAAATTTTAAAATATGAGGAAGATATTGAATTTGAAAATAGTTATAAAAAATTTGAAAACCATAAAGAAATAAAAGATATAGAAATAGGTAAGCATAAATATTTTGAAAATAAAAACTCTAATAGTTGTGTTATAGCTATTCATGGTTTTTCCTCTGCTCCAAAAGAGATGGAAAAACTAGCTATATTTTTAAATAAAAATGGTTTCAATGTTCAAACTCCAAGATTAGATGGACATGGAACTGTATGTGAAGATTTAAAAAATAAAATTTGGCAAGATTGGTATAAATCAGTTTCAAGGTCTATAATCATTGCTTCTTTACAATATAAAAAAGTTTTTATTATTGGCTTTTCAACAGGAGGATTATTAGCGCTTTTAAGTACTAAAAAACAATATAAAGAGTTTGTAAGTTTGATTTGTATAAACGCTGCACTTCATCTAAATGATATGAGAATGAAAACCCTACTTCCTGCAATAACTTTTTGGAATGATGTAGTTAAATATTTTTCTGAAGAAAAATATACAAAAGAATATGTTGATAATTTTCCAGAAAATCCTCAAATAAACTATCATAAGCATTATATTGATTCTATTGAACAACTAAGTTTATTGATGAGCAAAACAAAAAAAATTCTTCCAAAAATAAAAAAACCAATACTAATAATACAATCAAAAGATGACCCTGTTGTAAATCCAAGTTCTGCTCACGAAATTTTTGAAAGAATTAGTTCAAGATATAAAACACTAAAAATTATAGATTCAAAAAAACATGTAATAGTCACAGAAGACAATGAAGAATTATTTTATTTAATTTTAAATTTTATAAAATCTGAATGA
- a CDS encoding M48 family metallopeptidase — MKLLRSLLFVNLTLIVIAGCTHKTPYTNRSQMIFVSQKEELALGEESYKQTLSESKVIVGTKDANRIKNIGSKIAKVANRNDFNWEFNLVQNDEMNAFCLPGGKVVVYTGILKAAHNDDQLATVISHEIAHALARHGAERMSASMVQQGLQVVGNLAIGAAAPQYQNLFNQTYGIGSQVGVMLPYGRMQETEADEIGIYLMYKAGYNVNEALKFWENMSEGKKEGSDFFSTHPSSTNRINDIQKVIVKLPKS, encoded by the coding sequence ATGAAACTTTTAAGAAGTTTATTATTTGTCAATTTAACATTAATTGTAATTGCTGGATGTACACATAAAACACCTTATACAAATAGATCTCAAATGATTTTTGTATCACAAAAAGAAGAATTAGCACTAGGTGAAGAGTCATATAAACAAACTTTATCTGAATCAAAAGTTATTGTTGGAACAAAAGATGCTAATAGAATTAAAAATATTGGTTCAAAAATAGCAAAAGTTGCAAATAGAAATGATTTCAACTGGGAATTTAATCTTGTTCAAAATGATGAAATGAATGCTTTTTGTTTACCAGGAGGAAAAGTTGTAGTTTATACGGGAATTCTAAAAGCAGCACATAATGATGACCAATTAGCTACTGTAATTTCACATGAAATTGCCCATGCTCTTGCACGTCATGGAGCAGAAAGAATGAGTGCATCAATGGTTCAGCAAGGTTTACAAGTTGTAGGAAATTTAGCTATAGGAGCAGCAGCCCCTCAATATCAAAATCTTTTTAATCAAACGTATGGAATTGGTTCTCAAGTTGGAGTAATGCTTCCTTATGGAAGAATGCAAGAAACAGAAGCTGATGAAATTGGTATTTATTTGATGTACAAAGCTGGATACAATGTAAATGAAGCATTAAAATTTTGGGAAAATATGAGTGAAGGTAAAAAAGAAGGAAGTGATTTTTTCTCAACTCATCCAAGCTCAACTAATAGAATAAATGATATCCAAAAAGTTATTGTAAAACTACCAAAATCTTAA